The Paenibacillus spongiae nucleotide sequence CTCAGGCCAATTGCAGACAACGCCATGACGATCATAAACTTGGCCAGGATATCCAGAACATGCAGCGCTTGTTCACCAAACAACCCTAATGTATTTAATAAGGAAGCGGCAAGAAACCATATAATAAACCAAGGAAATATTTTTGCAAAGCTGTAATGGACGGTTTGCCCCGCCGCTGTCGCCCGTTTTTTACGTACCCCCATTAAGGCAGCCAGCAGAAGCGAGATCGGAATGATCATCGTCGTCCGGGTCAGCTTGACAATGGTAGCATAATCTCCGGCTTCATTACTATATAAGTAACCAGCGGCGACTACTGATGAGGTATCATTGATTGCAGTTCCGGCTAACAAACCAAAGGCGTTGTCTGACATGCCAAGCCAATGGCCAAGCGGGGGGAACAGAAGAACCGCAGCAATGTTGAACAAAAATATGGTCGAAATAGCGTAGGCAATCTCGATTTCTTCGGCCTCGATAATCGGCGAAACAGCTGCAATTGCGGAACCGCCGCAGATGCCTGTTCCAGCCCCGATCAATGTTTTTAGTCTATCCGGGATGTTCATCAACCGGCCAAATCCGTAAGCCGCGAGGAAAGAAGCGACTAAACTGACCATCATCAGTGAAAAAGATTCCGAGCCCGTTTGCCATACCTGCGTCAGGCTTAACCCGCAGCCAAGGGCAATAATGGACCACTGCAGCACTTTTTTGGAACAAAACTGGATGCCGGCTTGCGTGCACTTCGGCTTGCCTACCGTATTATTAATTATAACGCCCAGGACGATGCCAAATACAGGACCGCCAATGATGGGCATTAAGGAACCGAGCCAGGTGGAAAATAGGGCGAGTACAAACACGAATAACAACCCTGGCCCGGAGCTTTGAAGCCATTTCATAAATAATCTCCTATCGCAAAATAATTCACCGGTGTTCCTTCATAGTAAGGAGAATAACTGGAAAAGGCCAATACGGATCCTTTATGGTGAAGATAGGTAAAAGTAATGATAGGCAGCGGGAAAGTAAAAGGAAAAGATCGATGTTCTATCCAGCAATATCGGTGATAATTCCGATAGGTTTTTATATAATTCAATTTGGTTGATCCGGGTAGGCTGTCCCAAAAGGTCAATTAAGACCATAGGGGTATCTCCTTGTTTCCGATAAACTAACAAAAAGAAACCTCTCTTTGGTAAAATGGATGTATCGAGCAGCCATTTACAAAGGAGAGGTTTCATTGTAGATTCAATACCATTGACCAACTGTACTTGATAATGGACTTGGAGTATTATGGATGATTTATTACGGAGCGCATTGAGCAACCCTGAAAATTAAAGACATTGAAAAGCTACAAATCGGAATACTGAACTAAACGCGGCAGACGTGTTTTTTAACAGCTGTGCCTTCATTTATATTTCACTCATCTGAGCTTCCTT carries:
- a CDS encoding YeiH family protein; the encoded protein is MKWLQSSGPGLLFVFVLALFSTWLGSLMPIIGGPVFGIVLGVIINNTVGKPKCTQAGIQFCSKKVLQWSIIALGCGLSLTQVWQTGSESFSLMMVSLVASFLAAYGFGRLMNIPDRLKTLIGAGTGICGGSAIAAVSPIIEAEEIEIAYAISTIFLFNIAAVLLFPPLGHWLGMSDNAFGLLAGTAINDTSSVVAAGYLYSNEAGDYATIVKLTRTTMIIPISLLLAALMGVRKKRATAAGQTVHYSFAKIFPWFIIWFLAASLLNTLGLFGEQALHVLDILAKFMIVMALSAIGLSANFRKMMKSGIKPIILGLIVWFVVTAVSLIMLWVTGRI